Proteins from a single region of Streptomyces vinaceus:
- a CDS encoding MurR/RpiR family transcriptional regulator → MSDSPAARLQKLFEGHRLTPTQRRIAHCMVRGAADVPFLSSVELADLAGVSQPSVTRFAVALGFDGYPALRRHLREVAPAERAAAAAQEDAYNEYQQAVQGEIENLRQLSAMLADPSPVEEAGRVLAGSRPLPVLGLRAASSQARGFAYFAAKVHPDVRLLDEGGSMLADRIDAAAGAGASALLCFALPRHPREVAEALDHAREAGLKVVTVADSAFAPVARSSDLLIPAPVGTGLAFDTACAPMLLGRVLLEAMADALPDAQARLEAFDARAAARGLFVE, encoded by the coding sequence ATGAGCGACAGCCCGGCAGCGCGGCTGCAGAAGCTGTTCGAGGGGCACCGGCTGACGCCCACCCAGCGGCGGATCGCCCACTGCATGGTGCGCGGGGCGGCCGACGTGCCGTTCCTGTCGAGCGTCGAGCTCGCCGACCTGGCCGGGGTGAGCCAGCCGTCCGTGACCCGCTTCGCGGTGGCGCTCGGCTTCGACGGCTATCCGGCGCTGCGCCGGCACCTGCGCGAGGTGGCTCCCGCCGAGCGCGCCGCGGCCGCCGCGCAGGAGGACGCGTACAACGAGTACCAGCAGGCCGTCCAGGGCGAGATCGAGAACCTGCGGCAGCTGTCGGCGATGCTCGCCGATCCTTCGCCGGTCGAGGAGGCGGGCCGGGTGCTGGCCGGGTCCCGTCCGCTGCCCGTACTGGGACTGCGCGCCGCGTCCTCGCAGGCGCGCGGGTTCGCGTACTTCGCCGCCAAGGTGCATCCGGACGTACGGCTGCTCGACGAGGGCGGCTCGATGCTCGCCGACCGGATCGACGCGGCGGCGGGGGCGGGGGCCTCGGCCCTGTTGTGCTTCGCGCTGCCGCGTCATCCGCGGGAGGTGGCGGAGGCGCTGGACCACGCGCGCGAGGCGGGGCTGAAGGTGGTGACGGTCGCCGATTCGGCCTTCGCTCCGGTGGCCCGCTCCTCGGACCTGCTGATCCCGGCGCCGGTCGGCACGGGCCTCGCCTTCGACACGGCCTGCGCGCCGATGCTGCTGGGCCGGGTCCTCCTGGAGGCGATGGCCGACGCCCTCCCCGACGCCCAGGCCCGCCTGGAGGCCTTCGACGCCCGGGCGGCGGCGCGGGGCCTGTTCGTGGAGTGA
- a CDS encoding diaminopimelate decarboxylase, translating into MAAEMHTQRAAARRDLAVRAAVEQGLVGGTDEAPPLVCLLDTAGIRASAAALKDAFEAALAPGTPALHAFAVKACPLVPVLRLLAEAGIGCEVAGPGELALARAAGVPAARTVLDSPAKTAAELREALALGVAVNADNLQELERLDALVGAGPVRSPIGVRINPQTGAGTIGALSTATATSKFGVALRDPGARDRLVRAYLDRPWLTRLHVHSGSQGVPLPLIAQGVRDLHDLAEEINAAAGRRQVDTLDIGGGLPVNFASDERAPTYAQYVGALREAVPALFDGGYGLVTEFGRSLLAKHGLVLARVEYTKSTGARPIALTHAGVQLATRTVYAPAQWPLRILPYDAKGAPKDGDPVAQDVAGPACFAGDLLATARELPPLAPGDLIGVPDTGAYFFTAHYGYNSLPRPAVHGFTVTPEGGVRFAEVRPAQSLAEIVAESGGPLRDALL; encoded by the coding sequence ATGGCTGCCGAGATGCACACACAGCGCGCCGCCGCGCGCCGGGACCTGGCCGTACGGGCCGCGGTGGAGCAGGGCCTGGTGGGCGGGACAGACGAGGCGCCGCCGCTGGTCTGCCTGCTGGACACGGCCGGGATCCGGGCCTCCGCCGCCGCCCTGAAGGATGCCTTCGAGGCCGCGCTGGCGCCCGGCACCCCCGCCTTGCACGCCTTCGCGGTGAAGGCCTGCCCGCTGGTGCCGGTGCTGCGGCTGCTGGCGGAGGCCGGGATCGGCTGCGAGGTGGCCGGCCCCGGCGAGCTGGCGCTGGCCCGGGCGGCCGGGGTACCGGCCGCCCGGACCGTGCTGGACTCCCCCGCCAAGACGGCGGCCGAGCTGCGCGAGGCCCTGGCGCTGGGCGTCGCCGTCAACGCCGACAACCTCCAGGAACTGGAACGGCTCGACGCCCTGGTCGGCGCGGGACCGGTCCGGTCCCCGATCGGCGTGCGGATCAACCCCCAGACCGGGGCCGGCACCATCGGCGCCCTGTCCACGGCCACGGCGACCTCGAAGTTCGGCGTCGCCCTGCGCGACCCCGGAGCCCGTGACCGGCTGGTCCGCGCCTACCTCGACCGCCCGTGGCTGACCCGGCTGCACGTCCACTCGGGCTCCCAGGGCGTCCCCCTCCCCCTGATCGCGCAAGGGGTGCGGGACCTCCACGACCTCGCCGAGGAGATCAACGCGGCGGCCGGCCGGCGCCAGGTCGACACCCTCGACATCGGGGGCGGCCTGCCCGTGAACTTCGCCTCGGACGAGCGGGCGCCGACGTACGCGCAGTACGTCGGCGCGCTGCGCGAGGCGGTGCCCGCGCTCTTCGACGGCGGGTACGGGCTGGTGACGGAGTTCGGCCGGTCGCTGCTGGCCAAGCACGGGCTGGTGCTGGCCCGGGTCGAGTACACCAAGAGCACGGGGGCCCGGCCGATCGCGCTCACCCACGCGGGGGTGCAGCTGGCGACCCGGACGGTCTACGCCCCGGCCCAGTGGCCGCTGCGGATCCTGCCGTACGACGCCAAGGGGGCCCCGAAGGACGGCGACCCGGTGGCCCAGGACGTGGCCGGTCCGGCCTGCTTCGCGGGGGACCTCCTGGCGACGGCCCGGGAGCTGCCGCCGCTGGCCCCGGGCGACCTGATCGGCGTCCCGGACACCGGCGCGTACTTCTTCACCGCCCACTACGGCTACAACAGCCTCCCGCGCCCGGCGGTGCACGGCTTCACGGTCACCCCGGAGGGCGGGGTCCGCTTCGCGGAGGTCCGCCCCGCCCAGTCCCTCGCGGAGATCGTCGCCGAATCCGGCGGCCCCCTGCGCGACGCGCTGCTGTAG
- the hutU gene encoding urocanate hydratase: MSGPRPVRAARGTELSTLGWQQEAALRMLQNNLDPEVAEHPDKLVVYGGTGKAARDWRSYDAMVRTLRTLKQDETMLVQSGRPVGVMQTHEWAPRVLLANSNLVGDWANWEEFRRLESLGLTMYGQMTAGSWIYIGTQGILQGTYETFAAVAAKKFNGTLAGTITLTAGLGGMGGAQPLAVTMNDGVAICIDVDPRAIERRIEHRYLDVKADNLRHALQLATEARDARKPLSIGLLGNAAELLPQMLAEGAPIDIVTDQTSAHDPLAYLPVGVDFDDMAAYAAKDPAGFTTRARESMAKHVEAMVGFMDAGAEVFDYGNSIRGEAQLAGYDRAFAFPGFVPAYIRPLFCEGKGPFRWAALSGEASDIHKTDKAMLELFPENESLHRWIKMAGERVHFQGLPARICWLGYGERDKAGERFNEMVADGTLAAPLAIGRDHLDCGSVASPYRETEAMLDGSDAIADWPLLNAMVNVASGASWVSIHHGGGVGMGRSIHAGQVTVADGTKLAGEKIRRVLTNDPGMGVIRHVDAGYDIAETVADERGVRVPMREGDDA, from the coding sequence ATGTCAGGACCCCGCCCCGTACGTGCTGCGCGAGGCACCGAGCTCAGCACCCTGGGATGGCAGCAGGAAGCCGCCCTCCGGATGCTCCAGAACAACCTCGACCCCGAGGTCGCCGAGCACCCCGACAAGCTCGTCGTCTACGGAGGCACCGGCAAGGCGGCCCGCGACTGGCGCTCCTACGACGCGATGGTGCGCACCCTGCGCACCCTCAAGCAGGACGAGACGATGCTCGTCCAGTCGGGCCGCCCGGTCGGCGTGATGCAGACCCACGAGTGGGCGCCGCGCGTCCTGCTCGCCAACTCCAACCTCGTCGGCGACTGGGCCAACTGGGAGGAGTTCCGCCGCCTGGAGTCCCTCGGCCTGACCATGTACGGCCAGATGACCGCCGGCTCCTGGATCTACATCGGCACCCAGGGCATCCTCCAGGGCACGTACGAGACCTTCGCGGCCGTCGCCGCCAAGAAGTTCAACGGCACCCTGGCCGGCACCATCACCCTCACCGCCGGACTCGGTGGCATGGGCGGCGCCCAGCCCCTGGCCGTGACGATGAACGACGGCGTCGCGATCTGCATCGACGTCGACCCGCGCGCCATCGAGCGCCGCATCGAGCACCGCTACCTGGACGTCAAGGCCGACAACCTCCGCCACGCCCTCCAGCTGGCCACCGAGGCCCGCGACGCCCGCAAGCCGCTCTCCATCGGCCTCCTGGGCAACGCCGCCGAGCTGCTCCCGCAGATGCTCGCCGAGGGCGCCCCGATCGACATCGTGACGGACCAGACCTCCGCCCACGACCCGCTCGCGTACCTGCCCGTCGGAGTCGACTTCGACGACATGGCGGCGTACGCGGCCAAGGACCCGGCCGGGTTCACCACCCGCGCCCGCGAGTCCATGGCCAAGCACGTCGAGGCCATGGTCGGCTTCATGGACGCCGGCGCCGAGGTCTTCGACTACGGCAACTCCATCCGCGGCGAGGCCCAGCTGGCCGGCTACGACCGCGCGTTCGCCTTCCCCGGCTTCGTCCCGGCCTACATCCGCCCCCTCTTCTGCGAGGGCAAGGGCCCCTTCCGCTGGGCCGCCCTGTCCGGCGAGGCCTCGGACATCCACAAGACCGACAAGGCGATGCTGGAGCTCTTCCCCGAGAACGAGTCCCTGCACCGCTGGATCAAGATGGCCGGCGAGCGCGTCCACTTCCAGGGCCTGCCGGCGCGCATCTGCTGGCTCGGCTACGGCGAGCGCGACAAGGCGGGCGAGCGCTTCAACGAGATGGTGGCCGACGGCACCCTCGCCGCCCCGCTGGCCATCGGCCGCGACCACCTGGACTGCGGCTCGGTCGCCTCCCCGTACCGCGAGACCGAGGCCATGCTCGACGGCTCCGACGCGATCGCCGACTGGCCGCTGCTCAACGCCATGGTCAACGTGGCCTCCGGCGCCTCCTGGGTCTCCATCCACCACGGCGGCGGCGTCGGCATGGGCCGCTCGATCCACGCGGGCCAGGTCACCGTCGCCGACGGCACCAAGCTGGCGGGCGAGAAGATCCGCCGCGTGCTCACCAACGACCCCGGCATGGGCGTCATCCGCCACGTCGACGCGGGCTACGACATCGCCGAGACGGTGGCGGACGAGCGCGGCGTCCGCGTCCCCATGCGCGAGGGCGACGACGCGTGA
- a CDS encoding allantoate amidohydrolase has translation MWNELAPIGRHAESGGYRRYAWTGADADCRTWFQAQAEARGLTYETDRNGNQWAWLGDPLAGDAVVTGSHLDSVPDGGAFDGPLGVVSSFAALDELRRRGAEFARPLAITNFGDEEGARFGLACVGSRLTAGQLTKEKAYELRDADGISLPQAMEAAGYDPSAIGADPQRLARIGAFVELHVEQGRALDLSGDRVGIASAIWPHGRWRFDFRGEANHAGTTRLVDRRDPMLTYASTVLAARTEAALAGAVATFGKIAVEPNGVNAIPSLVRGWLDSRAADQATLDTVVTAIEKAARERADQDGIDLAVVRESFTPVVEFEHALRDEMDRILGGSVPVLGTGAGHDAGILSAAVPTAMLFVRNPTGVSHSPREFAAEDDCVAGVLALADVLEGLACR, from the coding sequence ATGTGGAACGAGCTCGCCCCCATCGGCCGCCACGCCGAGTCCGGCGGCTACCGGCGCTACGCGTGGACCGGCGCCGACGCCGACTGCCGGACCTGGTTCCAGGCCCAGGCCGAGGCCCGCGGCCTCACGTACGAGACCGACCGCAACGGCAACCAGTGGGCCTGGCTCGGCGACCCGCTCGCCGGTGACGCCGTCGTCACCGGCTCCCACCTGGACTCCGTGCCCGACGGCGGCGCCTTCGACGGCCCCCTCGGCGTGGTGTCCTCCTTCGCGGCCCTGGACGAACTCCGCAGGAGGGGCGCGGAGTTCGCCAGGCCACTGGCCATCACCAACTTCGGTGACGAGGAAGGGGCCCGCTTCGGCCTCGCCTGCGTCGGCTCCCGGCTGACCGCCGGACAGCTGACCAAGGAGAAGGCGTACGAGCTGCGCGACGCCGACGGGATCAGCCTGCCGCAGGCCATGGAGGCCGCCGGGTACGACCCCTCGGCCATCGGCGCCGACCCGCAGCGCCTCGCCCGCATCGGCGCGTTCGTCGAGCTGCACGTCGAGCAGGGCCGGGCGCTGGACCTCTCCGGCGACCGCGTCGGCATCGCGTCCGCGATCTGGCCGCACGGCCGCTGGAGGTTCGACTTCCGCGGCGAGGCCAACCACGCCGGGACCACCCGCCTCGTGGACCGCCGCGACCCGATGCTCACGTACGCGTCGACCGTGCTGGCCGCCCGTACCGAGGCGGCCCTCGCCGGCGCCGTCGCGACCTTCGGCAAGATCGCCGTCGAGCCGAACGGGGTCAACGCCATCCCCTCGCTGGTGCGCGGCTGGCTCGACTCCCGCGCCGCCGACCAGGCGACGCTGGACACCGTGGTCACCGCCATCGAGAAGGCCGCCCGCGAGCGTGCCGACCAGGACGGCATCGATCTGGCCGTCGTACGGGAGTCCTTCACCCCGGTCGTCGAGTTCGAGCACGCGCTGCGCGACGAGATGGACCGGATCCTCGGCGGCTCCGTCCCCGTCCTCGGCACGGGGGCGGGACACGACGCCGGAATCCTCTCCGCCGCCGTCCCGACCGCGATGCTGTTCGTACGGAACCCGACCGGGGTCTCCCACTCCCCGCGGGAGTTCGCCGCCGAGGACGACTGCGTGGCCGGTGTCCTCGCGCTGGCCGACGTACTGGAAGGACTGGCCTGCCGGTGA